The DNA window CGTTCGCGCCGCTGCGCCACCTCCCCGAGGGCAAGGTCGTCGTCCTCGGGCTGATGACCACCAAGACGGGCGAGCTCGAGGACCCCGAGGTGCTGAAGGCCCGGATCGACCAGGCGACCGAGCACGTGCCGCTCGACCAGCTGTGCCTGTCACCGCAGTGCGGGTTCTCCTCCACCGTCGAGGGCAACAAGCTCACCGCCGAGCAGCAGGCCGCCAAGCTGCGCCTGATCGTCGACCTCGCCGAGCAGGTCTGGGGCTGATCGGTGCCCGACCTGCTCGGCCAGCTGAAGCCCGCCCTCGAGGACGGGATCGCGTTCGTCCAGCGGATGGGCCTGCGACTCGACGCGATCGAGCCGGGGTACGTGAAGATGACCGCCCCGCTCGAGGGGAACGTCAACCACATCGGCACGATGTACGCCGGGGCGCTGTTCACGCTGGCCGAGGTGCCGGGCGGCGCGATCTTCCTGTCGACGTTCGACGCGAGCCGCTACTACCCGATCGTCAAGGGCATGGACATCCGCTTCGTCAAGCCGGCCACGACCGACATCAGCGTCGAGGTGCGCATCACCGCGGACGAGGTCGAGCGCATCCAGGCCGCCGCCGAGGCGGCGGGGAAGGCCGACTACTCGTGGACCTGCGAGCTCACCGACGCGGGCGGCGTCGTGGTGGCCCGGTCGACGAACGACT is part of the Euzebya sp. genome and encodes:
- a CDS encoding YiiD C-terminal domain-containing protein; this translates as MPDLLGQLKPALEDGIAFVQRMGLRLDAIEPGYVKMTAPLEGNVNHIGTMYAGALFTLAEVPGGAIFLSTFDASRYYPIVKGMDIRFVKPATTDISVEVRITADEVERIQAAAEAAGKADYSWTCELTDAGGVVVARSTNDYQLRTHGS